The Onychostoma macrolepis isolate SWU-2019 chromosome 18, ASM1243209v1, whole genome shotgun sequence genome includes the window GGAGTGCTGGAGAAATCAAGTGAACAAGTCCTCTGTCGTTTCAGCCATTGAAGAGATCTTCAGACATGAAGAGATTGAGGagttaaatgaaatcaaagagCTAAAAGAAGATTTACAATACTAGTGCCATTTCAGtatgaaaacagagagagagctgaGGTAGTGGAAAGGTAACGAAATTTAATTATAACAGCAATTCTCAATGCTTAACATAAGctctcaacattttttttttttttttgtggactcTTTGATTCTCTCTGATTGACTGGAAggtgtgcattaaaacaatGAATGCAGATAATTACAATCAGTTCCATCgctattttaaatcaatgcGCTGCTTGTACtgtagcacacacatacagtcagaaCGCTAGATCTAATGACCTGTAACCAAACAAACTAATGAAAATTTACTTAGTTTTACCCTTCCAGTCAAATTGTACTCCacaaacattaaagggttagttcacccaaaaatgaaaattctgtcattaattacttaccctcatgtcgttccaaacccgtaatacctttgttcatcttcaaaacacaaattaagatattttttataaaatccgAGAACTTTCTGACCCCACTATAGGCAGCAATCCAACTTACACATTTAAGTTCCAGAACAATAGGAAAGACATTGTGAAAGTAATCCATGTGACTCCAGTGGTTTAACCTCAATTTTGTCTTCTGTCGCATGAACACAACACTCATGCATTGTGATGCTCTCATGAATGCACATTAcagatcaatatttttgtaaataagtgGTATTTAGTAGgtaagtagtttttttttttttttttttggacgcAAACACTCgtgtcgcttcataaaatttagTTAAAACAACTGGAGTTGATGAATTACTTTAACGATGTCTTTCCTACCATTCTGGAACTTGATTGTgtaagttgcattgctgtctatgcagggtcggGAATCTctctgatttctttaaaaatatctttgtttgtgttccaaagaggaATGAAGGTATTAGGGGTGTGAAACCACACAAGGGtgactaattaatgacagaattaaaatttttgggttagctatctctttaaaggcagttttaacttaactttttaaactaGCTGTAACAGGTGCGTATTACACAATTTTAATCAACTTCAGTGGAGGCAACCCGTTTCATGTCGggtggttctttgcctccacctcatgcattaaaatcatgtaatgCACACCTAGCCATGGATTAGCCCTTATGTGTAGAGGGTTATAGGTTACACACAGTATTAAATGAAGAGGGCACAATAACTGTGGAAcacatatattctatatactgtattctaatgatatatttaaattatatacttgtatatttgtaaattatgtttttttctattattattatttttttttttatttaaggttagaattttgaaCGAAAAACCAAAATGATAAAGAGGGCAAATAATTTTGGAGGACTCTGTACAGCATTTAAACATGATTGCGTCTATGCTTTTTTccagaaatgcatgttattgtgcaaGGGGTAGTTGCATGGACTATCAATGGAGGAACAGAAAGCTCTGAGATTTCATTATaaagatcttcatttgtgttctgaagatgaacgaaagacttggtttggaacgatatgagggtgagttattgatgacagaattttcatttttgggtgaaccaacctTTTAACTTCTTTTACCTGGAGTGCTCAAAGACATTGTTAATGCTGACCAATATGTCATAAGAAATTAATTGGGAGTAGAATGAATACTTTACACAAACACTTGGTGACATCACAattcaagatttattttaagcatactAAATATGCCTGTAGTGAAAAGTGTAACTGAAACTTGAGAATTTCtgatagtttttgtttgtttgtttttccagactACATCCAAAATAGCGTTTCCACATCTGAGATAAAGGCAGTCATAAGAACCAAGCGGAACGATGAGGATAAACGCTTCAAAAAATGAAACCTGTCTGAATAATGAGGGAAGAAATGTGCATGATTGCgtgatttgtaaataaacactaaatacatttagtgtaactctcagcctgttattttaagtttaaagaaaagtaaaatcatttattgttgcattgctgtttgagacattcactgttgttttgtaccttaatttattatattgcagttgtgtaaaataaaacttgttattctgaatattctggcattttattagtattgcacTTTGGTAGTACTGAATTGTACTTCAGTTGTATTATTGCAGTACTACTGCAGATTTATTGCAGTATAACTGTAGTAATACTTCAGCTGTATTGCAGTAATACTGCAGTTCTATTGCAGTTGTATTTCAATAGTACTTCAGATGTATTGCAGTAAAATggcaataatgcagtttttcatgtccaaaaaatagcatttttctacatgtaacaaaaactgcagtattactttttttaaaaactgcagtaATGTTTTTGTAAGGGGTTGACTAGTGCTATAAgctgtattaacaaaaacattaatggcattaataaaaacacttgaCAAGCTACGCGAcatcgcgttcataatcgaatgcgattcatctgcgattagAAACGCttcggctctgtgtattaaatgtcGCTCCATCTGAAGGCACGTGATGGagatcacagaaccggctttactgacgagatgcgcatgacaatcacatgcgatttatcgtgcagccctaattttagtttgtttgttgatCACGAAGTACAAAGTAGATGAGGAACACTAGGATAAACGGGTGTATTCAGAGCGCCGCCATTACCGGTACTGTTCCAGTGTGTGaacgctgtgattggttggGCGGATTTATCGCTTTATGCAGAGAAGGGAGACTGGCGTTTGTCGCGGTTTGGaaaaaaagggagaaaacaTGACAGAATAACACGGAAGATATCGCATATTgcgtaaaataaaaaaattacttttcaaTACCAACCAGATACAATACTGATTTTGGCAGAAACtcattgtttttgaaaatggcGTTTATCGCgtaattaattgtataatatataaaattatgcttttaaaaaacCCTCTCCAAAAATTCAGTCCTATAGCATTTTGCAATAACCTCTTACATACCAAGTACGGTAATCTAACACTAAGAATACTGGGAGAGCTCATCATGGGTGCTCTTAGCATACAGCAGTAGCAGTCTCCTGGTAATATTAATGTGAAGACAATGAAAACTATGCCCTGGAGCTATAATTTAGAATACCCCAGTTccctgtgtgtatatgtatttaaacATAGCTTGTGGCAGTTATTGTGACAATTATTATGTTCCGTAACATTTATTATGTTGTGCTATTACTTTACCTATtctgtaatttgttttttttcataatcTGGTCTTCTTCACAATAACAGATTCATgagattaattaattagtttacTAGCCACAAAATCTTGCAggaaaatgatgatgatgataataataataataaagaacatttcattcatattgTTTCTATCCTGGttaagtgtgtgtatttgtatgtatttatatgaaGGACTGTGCAAAAATAATGAGTCCATTGTTCTGAGAGAGCTTTTCTTTCCATTGAGTAATTCCCTCAGGTAATGTGTATGGTTAATGTAAGTTTATCTGCAGTTGCTTCAGAGTTCAGTATAAAGGTGGACTTAGGTGATTCTTGTGTGCACAAGAGTGAGCTATAATGTGTGTTCATGCATCTGTAAAAACTGGCATCATATCATTTTGGAAATCCATCCGTGTGTACAATGAAGTTTTAAAGTGGTGTTTAGTTCAGTTCAAGCAGTGAAGTCTACAGAGAAAGGATGGCATTtcagagtgtgtatgtgtgtttgacaTTGTTGCTCAGCACTTTGATCTCTTCACAGCTCCTTCAGAACTGTCGACTCATCCGCAGCACCTCAGATCTGCCTGTGCTGATGAAAGAAGGAGACATCATGATCGGTGCCCTCTTCTCTCTGCACGACACTGTACTGGAATCTCCCTCATCTTTTACTGCAGAGCCACATCCAACGCAGTGCTCGGGGTCAGTATGTCAATAGAGTCTTATCACAAAATATAACAATGCTGCGTTTATGATTGCtgcatttatgatttaattgtatggtgttttctttttgcttctatgctttttaattaaatttcagACTGTCATTCTCTCTCTTAGTTAAATATATTGCTAAGCACGTTGAACAgtacctaaccctaaccatttACTGCAGAAATGTGTtgaacattaaaacaaatatatttggtgattttttttaatttactttatccCGAAAAGGTTTAATTTCCGAACATTTAGATGGATGCAGACCATGATTTTTGCCATAGAGGAGATCAACAGAGATAGACAACTACTAGCCAACTTAACTATGGGTTATAAGATTTATGATTCATGCAGTACCCATTTCCATGCCCTCCGCACAGCCTTGGCCCTGATGAATGGGAATAAAGAGGGCACAGGCATTTCAGAGTGCCGAGGCAGGGTGCCTGTTGTCATTGGTGATGGAGGATCGACATTATCCCTGGTGGTTGCACGGTTTCTGggtgtttttcatgttccacaggtgAGTTGTGAATTTTTAATGCGCCTGTGGAGGTGCATTCATGTTTTTGAGTCATATATGCTATGCTCTCTCCTCTCTTCCCCTCTCTCTAGGTAAGCTATTTCTCCAGCTGTGCATGTCTCAGTAATAAATTAGAGTTCCCTGCATTTCTAAGGACTATGCCTAGCGACTTTTTCCAAGTGGATGCTCTTGCACAGCTGGTGCGACACTTTGGTTGGAGATGGGTAGGCACATTTGCAGGGGATGATGCTTATGGCCGTGGTGGTGCTCAAATTTTTAATGATGATGTGACCAAACTAGGTGCATGTATTGCATTTTATGAAATTATCCCAAAAAACCATGACCAAACAGAGATGTCCAGGATTGTACAGAGGATCCGTGAATCAGGAACCCGTGTGGTGCTGGTTTTTGCTTTAGAGCAAGATGCAAGAGCTCTCTTCTGGGAGGCCCTTCGGCAAAACCTCACTTCTATTCAATGGTTGGCCAGTGAGGCCTGGATAACAGCAGCTGTCCTCTCCACTCCTGAATTCCATTCCATCCTGCAAGGCTCTATGGGCTATGCCATCCGCAGGGCTGATATCCCTGGCCTGGAGCCTTTCCTGCTACGGCTACATCCCTCCAAATACCCAGAGGACCCATTTGTTCTGCAGTTCTGGGAGGAGATGTTTAAGTGTTCTCTAGGTACAAGCAATAAGGGCTCCTTTTATAGACCCCCCTGTAATGGCTCGGAAATACTGGCCAAAACAGGTAACATCTACTCAGATGTATCTCAGCTCAGAATCTCCTATAATGTTTATAAGGCAGTGTACGCCATTGCTCATGCTCTGGATTCAATGCTTCGCTGTGAACCAGGCAAAGGGCCTTTCACTGGGGGATTGTGCCCCAACACCAGCAGCATACAGCCATGGGAGGTAAAATTCACAGTTTATTCCTTCATTTCACCTTTATATCTATAAGCTTtgtgaattaaaatgaatgttctcTAGATTAgataatacaattaaatgttacaactgttcccatataattttttacttttatttatctcCTTTTCACTTTCTGTGTCTCATCCAATCACTCATACACATGAAGCTTCTGAATTATTTAAAGCATGTCCACTTTACTAATGACTTTGGTGAGGAGACTAAGTTTGATGGCAATGGAGATCCTGTGGCCATGTATGATCTCATTAACTGGCAGCTCAGTGGCAACGGGGAGGTGCGGTACGCCACTGTGGGGAGATTTGATGAAACGATGCAGCCCAAACTAGTGATTGAAGAGAAAAACATAATCTGGAATGGAAACCAGAAACAAGTACTGCTCCAGTATAATATCATTATTTATCTGTGAGAGGTTTCAGTATTCAATGTGGAAATTTGTTTCCATTTCCTCCCTGTACCGCTTGTGTTTGCACATCAATTTGTGATGTATATCTCTGTAGTTGGTCTTCTCTCTGAATTGCAGGTCCCTATGTCTGTCTGCAGCACCAGCTGTCCTCCAGGCACTAGAAAGGCTACCAGGCCAAACTTTCCTCTCTGCTGCTTTGACTGCATTGTCTGTGCAGCTGGGGAGGTTAGCAATCAGACAGGTGTGTCCTAAATCACCTCTGTCCTGCTGATGTTTATGTGTATTATCATTTTGAATCTTTAAAGTGGAGGACAGCTTTTGTGGTCTTTCTtaaaattatacagtatgtattatCTTATGCTTTTATTTCAGATGCCTTAGAGTGTGAAAAGTGCCTGCCTGAGTTCTGGTCTAATACTAGACGAGACACCTGTGTCCCCAAGCTGGTGGAGTTCCTTTCCTACAGCGATACTATGGGCATCACTTTGCTGGCTGTGGCTCTGTTGGGATCCTGTTTCACACTCGCAGTTGCTTTGATATTTGCCCTTAAACGGCACACACCCCTAGTCAGAGCTAACAACTCCGAGCTCAGTTTCCTAATTCTTAGTTCACTGTGGCTTTGTTTTCTGTGTGCACTTGCTTTTATTGGGCAGCCCACATCCTGGTCTTGCGGCCTTCGCCACACTGCATTTGGCATTgcattctctctctgtctgtcttgcATCCTGGGGAAGACTATGGTTGTACTCATGGCTTTCAGAGCCACTCTACCTGGCAGTAATGTAATGAAATGGTTCGGCCCTCTACAACAACGTAGCATTATCTTCTTGTGCACGGCTGTGCAAGTGGTAATTTGCTGCACATGGCTGAGTGTGGCACCTCCCGTCCCACGTAAGCTCATGACTCGTGAAACTGCCCGGATTATTCTTTTATGTGATGTGGGCTCTCCGCTGGCCTTCTCCCTGGTGCTGGGCTACATTGGCCTGCTTGCAGCTGTCTGCTTTGTGCTGGCCTTCTTTGCTCGAAAGCTCCCAGATAATTTCAATGAGGCTAAATTTATTACTTTCAGCATGCTGATTTTCTGTGCTGTGTGGATTGCATTTGTGCCAGCGTATGTCAGTTCACCCGGAAAGTACACAGTGGCTGTGGAGATTTTTGCCATTCTTGCCTCCAGTTATGGTCTGTTGCTGTGTATTTTCACTCCAAAGTGCTACATTATTCTGCTTAAACCTGAGAAAAATACAAAGAGATATGTGATGTCCAAATCCAACTCAGAAAGAAAATATTGAAATACTAATTGACtgaactgaaaatgaatgattttCACTGTTTATATTACAGTACTTTTTTTCTTGATTTCCAACTGACCCCCTCAATAAACTGttttgagattttatttttttgtacttttataaCTGCatcaacataaataaataaataaataaataaaaattgttttgtcCTGCAAATATGAAAGAATATGAATCTCCAGCATTCACATACAACTGAGACAGCATTAATATTTGGAGCAAAAGTCAAATTCTTTCCAACCTTTTAGTTGTAAGACCCCATCCTCTCTTTGCTTTGTCAGTGCTCATTCTATACTCATTGATGAAATGAAAGAGGACAGTTTTATGTCCCCTGAGCATAAAAAGCCCATGTgccataattaaaaaaaagaaaaaagctaaCGGCTAAACATGTAAACATCCATCCTCTTTCACTCATTGAACACTGCAATAACAactacacatttatttatttttttctcagttcaaCCACACATTTTTGCAATCAAGTTCATATATCATATCTGCCTCTTCATCAGGGGAGGAATAAACACTCTATTCTCTAAAGACAGATAATGTGACAACACTGGAAATGTTATGAATGTCACTGGGTCATTCTCAGGAAGCgactattattgttattattattgttgttgttattattattattattattattatatttgaaaaGGATACTGCTGAAATTGTAAGGAAACATAGGGGAATCTGGCCTGTCCTATGGTCAAAGCAGCTGTCAACAAAAATCCAATTATCGTGACTACAGTAAACTTcatgagttcactaaaataatatttcctaaaatacaattaaacttcactttattattttatgttgctGAAACCTAGCTGTattgattaaaacaatttaatttaataacattaactCTTCTCTTTTATAGCTATGTTAATTTGCTAGCTAAGAACCTCAATCACATACAAAAAGAGACTATCACTGCATCAACATATGCCATTACTATATTTAAGCAAAGCAGTATGGAGAGTGTACCTTTGGCCCATCCTCAACTtaaccacaggctctactcttcagCACAAATGGTAACACCCAAAAATCATACAgagaattcattttaaatcccagtataacaacaataaacagATCtcactttatattaatcttgttcaaaaacacataaaataacatttaattgctTGCCAGTTGGCCTGTGTCTGTTTAATTAATTCTAACAATGCCTCAGAACGTGTTATGCTTTGGTTTGATTATCACATcgtaattataaaaatttgtaATATGATGTGCTTTTGTGATCTTTTCATGTGAGCCACTCATGATAACAGtgtttaaaggtcccatgaaatcaaaattgatgTTTTTTGGGTGTTAGTATCAATATGCTAGTCTTAAGTTTATCTGTATGCCAGtgtgctccaaaacagtgacaaACTTCGCATTTAGAAGATATAAGCATTCAAAGCTTGCAGATCGTCACTTCCGCCAAAACAGCTCAACGTTTTTTTTTGACGTCACATCGTACGTCATCTTCTCATCAAAGGTGTAAACTTATATTTTTGTACCAAAGAGGAATAGAAGAATATTCCATGTTCAAATGTAAGCTCATTCAACAGTATTTGTAGAAATattgttttacaaaaataataatactaacaacaacaaaatatttttttttacaaacaaatctcttGGTTAGTGAGGCACGTACATTGTAAGTGAATAGGATCAAATTTTGGAGGCCATAGGCCATCAAACACTGATCCAAAAAGCAACAGTCTGAACACAAAGAAGTCAAAGACACCATCACTACTTGAGTAGACCAAAAAAGGATCTGAGTCCTCTTTCAGAAACAGGGACATTGTGAACATAAAGAAAACTGGATCCTATTTGACTTGGTCAACCTCTTGGTCAGGGGTCatcaaacttgatcctggagggcggtgtcctgcagagtttagctccaccttgcctcaacacacctgcctggaagtttcaagtatacctagtAAGACCTTAATTAGCTGCtttaggtgtgtttgattaaagttggagctaaactctgcaggacaccggccctccaggaccgaactTGGTGACCCCTGCTCTTGGTCCATTTAAAGGGGTCTGGGTttggttctttaaaaaaaaacgctGTTCGCTGTAAATGCTGCTCACAGACTCTTTGAAAATGCACCGCACGCCAAACATCTTCTTAAGGTTTATAAAtctgttgtcaacaaaagagTAGCATTTAAAAAGAGCAGGTTCCCTGTTGTTTTTCtgtcagaatttaaaaaaagaagaagtaattttactgttaatatttttaataataataatgatgatgatgataataataataaatacagtacagGCAAAATATGTTTTAGACCCTATAGTTAGTTATTGAGTTCACATAGCTTTTTTCTATTAAGTGCAGTAAACTCATTTCATTAATACATTTGATTGTTAGGTTTTACATTGTGCCATGTATTATCTGCTTGCCATTTATGTGCATTTGTGGTGCttgtatattttgtatgtgtatatgactAGTGTGTGTCTTCTTTCATGTCCCTGCAGAGAGCACCTTCAGTACATTACCTCTATAAAGTCCTTCACCCAGATCCCCAGTTTCCAGCTGGTTTAGCAGAACACTGTGCAGAGATCGAGATGAAGATGCCAGTTCTCCGGGCTGTACATTTGGTATTTTCTTTCCTCTACCCCATTCAAAGCAATTCAGAGACAGATTGTAAACTCTGGAAGGACCTAGACTCAACTGTGGTCTATAAGGAGGGCCATGTAGTGCTGGCTGGGATGTTTCCCATCCACTCCAAAGGTATCGACCAGGAGATAAACTTCAGAAGTCAGCCAGACCAGAGGAAATGTAGGGGGTAAAAAAAAGGATTTATATCAGAGTACAAAATTGATTATTCTTTATTCTGCAGTTTATGGTGTCAAATATGAATATGTATTAATATGcttaatacattttgtttcgTTTGCGTAGTAGATTTGTCTGATCTTTCATCCAGGTTTAACATGCGAGTGTTCCGCTGGTCTCAGGCAATGATCTTCTTCATTGAGGAGATCAACAGAAATCCTACCCTTCTGCCAAACATTACACTGGGCTATCAGCTGTATGACACATGTGGGCTGACTGCTCTGTCTCTGAGGACCGCATTGTCTGTAGTTTCTCAGCCTATGAAGAGGAGCGATTCAGGGCAATGCTTCTCCCCGAGCATCCCCATCATTATTGGAGACTCTGGATCTACCCTGTCAATGGCCATTTCCAGACTACTCAACCTGTTCCGTATCCCACTGGTGAGGGCAGATCAGCTAGAcaaaattacttgaaataaaggAATTCTGTATTTGTATACTCTTTGCCACTGAAAATCTCTCTGCGTTTACTACTCTTTCAATCTCTTTCCACATCTCTGCTTCAGGTGAGTTATTTTGCTTCATGTGCATGCCTGAGTGACAAGCACCAGTTCCCTTATTTCTTTCGCACAATTCCGAGTGATGTTAATCAGGCCAGTGCTCTTGCTCGTCTGGTCAAGCACTTTGGATGGACCTGGGTGGGCACAGTCGGGGCTGACGATGCTTATGGGCGCACTGGCATAGATCTATTCACCACTGCAGTGACGCGTTTGGGTGTATGTGTGGCTTATCGAGTAATCATACCCAAGCTGCCAACTCAGCAACAGCTGCAAGATATCGTCAGGACTATTCGAGATTCTACAGCACATGTTTTGGTGGTTTTTGCCATTGAGGAGGACATCAAACCAGTAGTGGATGAAATAATCCGGCAGAATGTGACCGGGAAGCAGTGGGTGGCCAGTGAAGCCTGGGTGACCTCCACTCTCATCTCTACTAGAGAAAACTACCCCTCCCTTAGTGGTACCATTGGCTTTGCCATCCGCAGAGCTGAGATACCTGGCTTCAAACATTTCCTTGAAAGCATACAGCCCCTGGCTGAGCCTTACAATGCCTTTGCAAGGGAGTTCTGGGAAACACAGTTCCAGTGCTCAGTAAACACAAGTCTCCCCACTCCCTCCACAACTGATCCAGTGCACTACAGCCACAGCTGTACTGGCATGGAGAGGGTCCAGGACACTCACAGTATCTATAATGATGTTTCTGAGCTCAGGGTGACATATAACATGCACAAGGCTATTTACACAGTGGCACATGCACTGCATAACCTGCTTCAGTGTCAAAGAGAGAACGGGTCTGCTTTGACACAGCAGTGCCCTGATATCCATAATCTACAACCATGGCAGGTACAGCAATACATTGCTTACATGTGTCAATGTAACCTTTAAGAGAAGCATTTATGTGTCATAGTATTGTGATGTTTATcattgtgttattattattatttcctgtttaaacatttatttagttagtatTTTGACATTATTCTTTACACTTTAtgtcatgtaatttttttactttttttttatttttatgttgtgtTATACGATATGCCAAAGGTAGCATTTTATGTGCATTAATCCTCTCCAGGTTGTTGAGGTCTTGAAGAAAGTGAactacacaaacacatttgGAGATGTGATCCACTTTGATAAGAATGGAGACCCTGTCGGGTCATATGACATAGTGAACTGGCAGAGAGAGGCAGATGAGAGTCCGGTACAATATGTTACAGTAGGTCGCTTTGACTCCTCTCTTTTGACAGCACAGCAGTTAGTGCTGAACCAGGACAAAATCATCTGGCATGGGGGAGCTAACAAGGTAAAATGATGTAGTCTCATACTCAAAGTAtacactgtttatttttccGAATAAACAATTTCACTTATTTTATATGGTGTTTGAGaa containing:
- the LOC131524067 gene encoding extracellular calcium-sensing receptor-like; protein product: MAFQSVYVCLTLLLSTLISSQLLQNCRLIRSTSDLPVLMKEGDIMIGALFSLHDTVLESPSSFTAEPHPTQCSGFNFRTFRWMQTMIFAIEEINRDRQLLANLTMGYKIYDSCSTHFHALRTALALMNGNKEGTGISECRGRVPVVIGDGGSTLSLVVARFLGVFHVPQVSYFSSCACLSNKLEFPAFLRTMPSDFFQVDALAQLVRHFGWRWVGTFAGDDAYGRGGAQIFNDDVTKLGACIAFYEIIPKNHDQTEMSRIVQRIRESGTRVVLVFALEQDARALFWEALRQNLTSIQWLASEAWITAAVLSTPEFHSILQGSMGYAIRRADIPGLEPFLLRLHPSKYPEDPFVLQFWEEMFKCSLGTSNKGSFYRPPCNGSEILAKTGNIYSDVSQLRISYNVYKAVYAIAHALDSMLRCEPGKGPFTGGLCPNTSSIQPWELLNYLKHVHFTNDFGEETKFDGNGDPVAMYDLINWQLSGNGEVRYATVGRFDETMQPKLVIEEKNIIWNGNQKQVPMSVCSTSCPPGTRKATRPNFPLCCFDCIVCAAGEVSNQTDALECEKCLPEFWSNTRRDTCVPKLVEFLSYSDTMGITLLAVALLGSCFTLAVALIFALKRHTPLVRANNSELSFLILSSLWLCFLCALAFIGQPTSWSCGLRHTAFGIAFSLCLSCILGKTMVVLMAFRATLPGSNVMKWFGPLQQRSIIFLCTAVQVVICCTWLSVAPPVPRKLMTRETARIILLCDVGSPLAFSLVLGYIGLLAAVCFVLAFFARKLPDNFNEAKFITFSMLIFCAVWIAFVPAYVSSPGKYTVAVEIFAILASSYGLLLCIFTPKCYIILLKPEKNTKRYVMSKSNSERKY
- the LOC131524499 gene encoding extracellular calcium-sensing receptor; the encoded protein is MPIQSNSETDCKLWKDLDSTVVYKEGHVVLAGMFPIHSKGIDQEINFRSQPDQRKCRGFNMRVFRWSQAMIFFIEEINRNPTLLPNITLGYQLYDTCGLTALSLRTALSVVSQPMKRSDSGQCFSPSIPIIIGDSGSTLSMAISRLLNLFRIPLVSYFASCACLSDKHQFPYFFRTIPSDVNQASALARLVKHFGWTWVGTVGADDAYGRTGIDLFTTAVTRLGVCVAYRVIIPKLPTQQQLQDIVRTIRDSTAHVLVVFAIEEDIKPVVDEIIRQNVTGKQWVASEAWVTSTLISTRENYPSLSGTIGFAIRRAEIPGFKHFLESIQPLAEPYNAFAREFWETQFQCSVNTSLPTPSTTDPVHYSHSCTGMERVQDTHSIYNDVSELRVTYNMHKAIYTVAHALHNLLQCQRENGSALTQQCPDIHNLQPWQVVEVLKKVNYTNTFGDVIHFDKNGDPVGSYDIVNWQREADESPVQYVTVGRFDSSLLTAQQLVLNQDKIIWHGGANKVPVSVCSASCPQGYRKVTREGQPVCCYDCVLCAEGSISNTTDQVECILCPEDFWSNQHRNHCVPKQIEFLSYSEPFGMALAAIAILGAIAAMTVAAIFFRHHDTPLVRANNSELSFLLLMSLTLCFICALTFLGQPSRWACPLRRTAFGLTFALCLSCLLSKTLVVLMAFKATLPGNNTARWFRPPQQRLGVFLCSVLQGGVCVAWLTTAPPYPIKNTWLYRDRIILECHLGSVALFCCVLGYIGCLAVFCFILAFLARKLPDNFNEAKFITFSMLIFCAVWITFIPAYVSSPGKFTVAVEIFAILASSYGVLLCIFAPKCYIIIFLPERNSKKYLMSQK